One window of Elusimicrobia bacterium HGW-Elusimicrobia-1 genomic DNA carries:
- a CDS encoding electron transport complex subunit RsxC has product MNIKKKKPVFAGGIHPPERKMTADGKIIALGAPRRVVLPMLQHPGCAAKPKVAVGEAVLRGQKIADAGGNVSAGVHSSISGKVAAVTAWEHPALLKPVESVVIDSDGKDAAAPMNTVFSDYVRHSRDDIRAAIAEAGIVGLGGACFPSHIKLNPPKGKDIDFLVLNACECEPYLTSDDALVRERAKEIIEGAKIISHIIDAYQTIIAVEDNKPRAIEILRGLAFNEPNLTVAALPVKYPQGAEKQLIYAVTGRVVPTGGLPFQVGCVVHNVATAYAVFEAIKKGKPLYERVVTVSGDAAKSPGNYLARVGTLLSELLEAAGGLDGALEKIVVGGPMMGFAQASPEVPVVKGTSGVLFLSDSRSGDFNPCIRCAKCVMVCPMNLMPNMLSVLGEKELYDDTANYYAADCIECGCCAYVCPSNRPIVAQIKLAKSYLCSKKS; this is encoded by the coding sequence ATGAACATCAAAAAGAAAAAACCGGTTTTCGCCGGCGGAATTCATCCGCCTGAGCGAAAAATGACCGCCGACGGAAAAATCATCGCGCTTGGCGCGCCGCGCAGAGTGGTGCTGCCTATGTTGCAGCATCCGGGCTGCGCCGCCAAACCGAAGGTCGCCGTCGGAGAGGCCGTTCTGCGCGGACAGAAAATCGCCGACGCGGGCGGCAACGTTTCGGCGGGCGTTCATTCGAGTATATCCGGAAAAGTTGCGGCCGTGACGGCGTGGGAACATCCGGCGCTGCTTAAACCGGTCGAATCCGTCGTCATTGACTCCGACGGCAAAGACGCCGCCGCGCCGATGAATACCGTTTTTTCGGATTACGTAAGACATTCCCGCGACGACATTCGCGCCGCCATAGCCGAGGCAGGCATAGTCGGGCTTGGCGGGGCGTGTTTTCCTTCGCACATAAAACTAAATCCGCCCAAGGGCAAGGACATAGATTTTCTGGTTTTGAACGCCTGCGAGTGCGAACCGTATCTTACCTCCGACGACGCTCTTGTCCGCGAACGCGCAAAGGAAATCATAGAAGGCGCCAAAATTATTTCGCACATAATCGACGCTTATCAGACGATTATAGCCGTCGAGGACAATAAGCCGCGCGCCATAGAAATATTAAGAGGCCTTGCTTTCAACGAGCCGAACCTTACTGTCGCCGCGCTTCCGGTCAAGTATCCGCAAGGCGCCGAAAAACAGCTGATATACGCGGTGACCGGCCGCGTGGTGCCGACGGGCGGTCTGCCGTTTCAGGTCGGATGCGTCGTGCACAACGTCGCCACGGCGTACGCGGTTTTTGAGGCAATCAAAAAGGGAAAACCGCTTTACGAGCGCGTGGTCACCGTTTCAGGCGACGCCGCCAAATCGCCGGGAAATTATCTGGCGCGCGTCGGAACGCTGTTATCGGAACTGCTTGAAGCCGCCGGCGGCCTCGACGGAGCGCTTGAAAAAATCGTGGTAGGCGGACCTATGATGGGTTTCGCGCAGGCGTCGCCGGAAGTCCCCGTCGTAAAGGGCACATCTGGCGTTTTGTTTCTGTCGGATTCCCGCTCCGGAGATTTTAATCCCTGCATCCGCTGCGCGAAATGCGTTATGGTCTGCCCCATGAATCTAATGCCCAATATGCTCAGCGTGCTTGGCGAAAAAGAATTATACGACGACACCGCGAACTATTACGCCGCCGACTGCATAGAGTGCGGCTGCTGCGCCTACGTATGTCCGTCGAACCGCCCGATAGTGGCGCAAATTAAGCTGGCCAAGTCGTACCTGTGCTCCAAAAAATCATGA